A region of Cucumis melo cultivar AY chromosome 2, USDA_Cmelo_AY_1.0, whole genome shotgun sequence DNA encodes the following proteins:
- the LOC103492396 gene encoding pectinesterase inhibitor 3 gives MTVLSLLLLLLLSLSLSAAHGGGGAVSQDLIRSSCLQARYPTLCIRTLSSYAGSVKTPRDLAQVTISVSLSLAQNLSEYLSDSLRKASRQQRAAVDDCVDQIGDSVEELSNTLGVLRHLPCGDDRRKFRLEMGNAKTWVSAALTNEETCLDGFKEVDGEVKLDVKRRIVKVAKVTSNALFMINRLDSGNSTGKEDVGRGGDNDK, from the coding sequence ATGACTGTCCtctctctcctcctcctcctcctcctctcactctctctctccGCCGCACACGGCGGAGGCGGCGCAGTCTCCCAAGATCTAATCCGTTCCTCTTGTCTTCAAGCAAGGTACCCAACTCTCTGCATCAGAACCCTCTCCTCCTACGCTGGCTCCGTCAAGACCCCACGAGACCTTGCTCAAGTCACCATCTCCGTCAGCCTCTCCCTGGCCCAAAACCTCTCCGAGTACCTCTCCGACAGCCTCCGAAAGGCGTCGAGGCAGCAGCGAGCGGCGGTGGATGACTGCGTGGATCAGATTGGGGACTCTGTGGAGGAACTGAGCAACACATTGGGTGTTCTCCGGCACCTCCCCTGCGGCGACGACCGGCGGAAGTTCCGGCTGGAGATGGGGAATGCGAAGACGTGGGTTAGTGCGGCGTTAACGAATGAAGAAACTTGTCTTGATGGGTTTAAAGAAGTGGATGGGGAAGTGAAATTGGATGTGAAGAGGAGGATTGTGAAAGTGGCTAAAGTTACAAGTAATGCTCTGTTTATGATTAATCGTCTCGACAGTGGAAACTCCACGGGGAAGGAAGATGTTGGTCGTGGCGGCGACAATGACAAATGA
- the LOC103492397 gene encoding putative pectinesterase 63: MFRPTVASSFSATVALALAVMFQLIILITIPSTVLVEARTKTIPADSSKLDEWIAHNMREYNDRKMNETGIKALDRRLAEAEDCVRLITVRKDGRGNFSTITEAIESIPSGNRRRVVVWIGGGVYREKITIDASKPFVTLYGQKGKRPVITFDGTASEFGTVKSATVAVESDYFVAVNLTFVNSAPMPELGGTGGQAVAMRISGDKAAFHECHFIGFQDTLCDDRGRHFFRDCYIQGTVDFIFGNGKSLYLKTTINSVAEGIGVITAQAREDATDESGFTFAYCNITGTGNTYLGRAWKERTRVVFAYTYMGTLINTEGWSDKMHGSQPRKSMYYGEYKCKGPGATSSGRVKYARILSDVEAKAFLSMTYIHGNKWLLPPPDLSFSPSKPNIFH, translated from the exons ATGTTTCGGCCGACCGTTGCTTCATCTTTTTCGGCGACGGTGGCGTTGGCATTGGCGGTGATGTTCCAACTCATAATCCTAATAACTATTCCGTCCACCGTCCTCGTCGAAGCTCGCACGAAAACAATTCCGGCAGACTCGTCGAAGCTGGACGAATGGATCGCACACAACATGAGAGAATACAACGATCGTAAGATGAACGAGACAGGAATCAAGGCGCTGGACCGGCGGCTGGCTGAGGCGGAGGATTGCGTTCGATTAATCACCGTTAGAAAAGACGGACGAGGAAATTTCTCGACCATCACTGAAGCGATCGAAAGCATTCCGTCAGGAAATCGGCGGCGAGTGGTGGTGTGGATCGGAGGTGGAGTTTATAGAGAGAAAATTACGATCGATGCTTCCAAGCCGTTTGTGACTTTGTATGGTCAGAAAGGAAAACGGCCAGTGATAACATTCGACGGTACGGCGTCGGAGTTTGGTACCGTTAAGAGTGCGACGGTGGCGGTGGAATCGGATTATTTCGTTGCCGTCAATCTTACGTTTGTG AATTCAGCTCCAATGCCAGAACTAGGAGGAACGGGAGGGCAAGCAGTGGCGATGAGGATATCTGGGGACAAGGCAGCATTCCATGAGTGTCATTTCATAGGCTTTCAAGACACTTTATGTGATGACAGAGGCAGACATTTTTTCAGGGATTGTTACATCCAAGGCACTGTGGACTTCATCTTTGGAAATGGCAAATCTCTCTACTTG AAAACCACAATAAACTCAGTGGCAGAAGGGATAGGAGTGATAACAGCTCAAGCAAGGGAAGATGCCACAGATGAAAGTGGTTTCACATTTGCATATTGCAACATAACAGGAACGGGAAACACTTATTTAGGAAGAGCTTGGAAAGAGAGGACTCGTGTTGTTTTTGCTTACACATACATGGGAACTCTCATCAACACAGAAGGATGGTCTGACAAAATGCATGGAAGCCAACCTAGAAA GAGTATGTACTACGGAGAGTACAAATGCAAGGGACCAGGCGCGACTTCGTCTGGTCGAGTGAAGTATGCCAGAATACTCTCGGACGTAGAAGCGAAGGCGTTTTTGAGTATGACATACATTCATGGAAACAAATGGCTTCTACCACCCCCTGATCTTTCTTTCTCCCCCTCTAAACCCAATATCTTCCATtaa